From one Pseudomonas sp. B21-048 genomic stretch:
- the plsB gene encoding glycerol-3-phosphate 1-O-acyltransferase PlsB produces the protein MTRSPFRRLVFGTLRRLLYLWVRSETINQSSFTLNLDRSRPVFYVLQNPSLTDLAVVDTECSKAGLPRPVLPVSVGALVEPAAFFYLTPEPDWLGRQDKRGAPPTLTRLVSALSQNAAEDAQIIPVSVFWGQSPDSESSPWKLLFADSWAVTGRLRRLLSIIVLGRKTRVQFSAPIHLRELIAHNKGHERTVRMAQRILRVHFRNLKAAVIGPDISHRRNLVKGLLNQPLVKQAILDEAERENISPEKAKAQALRYGNEIASDYTYTAIRFLEVVLSWFWNKIYDGIKVNHIEGVQKVAQGHEVIYVPCHRSHIDYLLLSYLLFRNGLTPPHVAAGINLNMPVIGSLLRRGGAFFMRRTFKGNPLYTSVFNEYLHTLFTKGFPVEYFVEGGRSRTGRMLQPKTGMLAITLRSFLRSSRMPIVFVPVYIGYERVLEGRTYLGELRGASKKKESIFDIFKVIGALKQRFGQVAVNFGEPIKLAEFLDSEQPDWRQQELGPQFKPVWLNETTNRLGEKVAQHLNEAAAINPVNLVALALLSTSRLALDDRAMARVLDLYLALLRKVPYSSHTTLPEGDGRALIEHVKDMDLLSEQSDALGKILYLDEQNAVLMTYYRNNVLHIFALPSLLASFFQSTSRMSREQILRYTHALYPYLQAELFIRWSLDELDGMVDQWLEAFVEQGLLRFEKDVYLRPAPSSRHFVLLTLLSKSIAQTLQRFYMTVSLLLNSGQNSLSAEELEDLCTVMAQRLSILHGLNAPEFFDKSLFRHFIQTMLDLDVLRRDEAGKLSYHKLLGELAEGAAKRVLPAEIRLSIRQVALHRSEDAADQVATPAQSV, from the coding sequence ATGACCCGTTCCCCGTTCCGCCGTCTTGTGTTTGGCACCCTGCGCCGACTGCTGTACCTCTGGGTTCGCTCGGAGACGATCAACCAGTCGTCGTTCACCCTCAACCTCGACCGCAGCCGGCCGGTGTTTTACGTCCTGCAAAATCCTTCACTGACCGACCTCGCCGTGGTCGATACAGAATGCAGCAAGGCCGGCCTGCCCCGACCGGTATTACCGGTATCGGTGGGTGCGTTGGTGGAACCCGCCGCGTTCTTTTACCTGACGCCGGAGCCCGACTGGCTCGGCCGTCAGGACAAGCGCGGTGCGCCACCGACCCTCACTCGTCTGGTCAGCGCCCTGAGCCAGAACGCCGCCGAAGACGCGCAGATCATTCCGGTCAGCGTGTTCTGGGGCCAGTCGCCGGACAGCGAGTCGAGCCCGTGGAAACTGTTGTTCGCCGACAGTTGGGCGGTCACCGGGCGTTTGCGTCGGCTGCTGAGCATCATCGTGTTGGGGCGCAAGACCCGGGTGCAGTTCTCGGCACCGATTCATTTGCGTGAACTGATCGCTCACAATAAAGGCCACGAGCGCACCGTGCGCATGGCCCAGCGGATCCTGCGGGTGCACTTTCGCAACCTGAAAGCCGCGGTGATCGGCCCGGATATTTCCCACCGTCGCAACCTGGTCAAAGGCCTGCTCAATCAGCCGCTGGTCAAGCAAGCGATCCTTGACGAAGCCGAACGCGAAAACATTTCCCCGGAAAAAGCCAAGGCCCAGGCCCTGCGCTACGGCAACGAGATCGCCTCGGACTATACCTACACCGCGATCCGCTTTCTGGAAGTGGTGCTGAGCTGGTTCTGGAACAAGATCTACGACGGGATCAAGGTCAACCATATCGAAGGTGTGCAAAAAGTCGCCCAAGGTCACGAAGTGATCTACGTGCCATGCCACCGCAGCCACATCGACTATTTGCTGCTCTCCTATCTGCTGTTCCGCAACGGCCTGACCCCGCCGCACGTTGCCGCCGGGATCAACCTCAACATGCCGGTGATCGGCAGCCTGCTGCGCCGTGGCGGCGCGTTCTTCATGCGCCGTACCTTCAAGGGCAACCCGCTTTACACCTCAGTGTTCAACGAATACCTGCATACCCTGTTCACCAAAGGCTTCCCGGTCGAGTACTTCGTCGAGGGCGGCCGCTCGCGCACCGGGCGCATGCTGCAACCGAAAACCGGGATGCTCGCGATCACTCTGCGCAGCTTCCTGCGTTCGTCGCGCATGCCGATCGTCTTCGTGCCGGTGTACATCGGCTACGAGCGCGTGCTGGAAGGCCGCACCTACCTCGGCGAATTGCGTGGCGCGAGCAAGAAGAAAGAATCGATCTTCGACATCTTCAAAGTCATCGGCGCGCTCAAGCAGCGCTTCGGTCAGGTTGCGGTCAACTTCGGTGAGCCGATCAAACTGGCGGAATTCCTCGACAGCGAACAGCCAGATTGGCGCCAACAGGAACTTGGTCCGCAGTTCAAACCGGTCTGGCTCAACGAAACCACTAACCGCCTCGGCGAGAAAGTCGCACAGCATTTGAATGAAGCGGCGGCGATCAACCCGGTGAATCTGGTGGCCCTGGCGTTGTTGTCCACCAGCCGTCTGGCCCTGGACGATCGCGCCATGGCGCGGGTACTCGATCTGTATCTGGCGCTGTTGCGCAAGGTTCCCTACTCCTCGCACACCACCCTGCCGGAGGGCGACGGTCGGGCGCTGATCGAGCACGTGAAGGACATGGATCTGTTGTCCGAGCAAAGCGATGCGCTGGGCAAGATTCTGTACCTGGACGAACAGAACGCCGTCCTGATGACCTACTACCGCAACAACGTGCTGCACATCTTCGCGTTGCCGTCGTTGCTGGCGAGTTTTTTCCAGAGCACCTCGCGCATGAGCCGCGAGCAGATCCTGCGCTACACCCACGCGCTGTACCCGTACTTGCAAGCGGAGCTGTTCATTCGCTGGTCGCTGGACGAACTCGATGGCATGGTCGATCAATGGCTCGAAGCCTTCGTCGAGCAAGGCCTGCTGCGTTTCGAGAAAGACGTGTACCTGCGTCCGGCGCCGAGCTCGCGGCATTTCGTGCTGCTGACGCTGCTGTCGAAAAGCATTGCCCAGACCTTGCAGCGCTTCTACATGACCGTTTCCTTGCTGCTCAACAGCGGCCAGAACAGCCTCAGCGCCGAAGAACTTGAAGACCTCTGCACCGTCATGGCCCAGCGCCTGTCGATCCTCCACGGCCTGAACGCCCCGGAGTTCTTCGACAAGAGCCTGTTCCGTCACTTCATCCAGACCATGCTGGACCTCGACGTGCTGCGTCGCGACGAGGCCGGCAAGTTGAGCTATCACAAACTGCTCGGTGAACTGGCCGAAGGCGCGGCCAAACGGGTATTGCCGGCCGAGATTCGCTTGTCGATCCGTCAGGTGGCGTTGCATCGCAGTGAAGATGCTGCGGACCAAGTCGCGACTCCAGCGCAGAGCGTCTAA
- a CDS encoding cold-shock protein yields the protein MATRETGNVKWFNDAKGYGFIQREDGVDVFVHYRAIRGEGHRSLTEGQQVEYAVVTGEKGLQAEDVVGL from the coding sequence ATGGCAACACGCGAAACCGGCAATGTGAAGTGGTTCAACGACGCCAAGGGCTATGGCTTCATTCAGCGCGAGGACGGGGTGGACGTGTTCGTGCACTACCGCGCGATCCGCGGCGAAGGGCATCGCTCGCTGACTGAAGGTCAGCAGGTTGAGTATGCAGTGGTGACCGGCGAGAAGGGCTTGCAGGCTGAGGATGTGGTGGGTTTGTAA
- a CDS encoding putative RNA methyltransferase, with amino-acid sequence MLACPICSEPLNAVDNGVACPAGHRFDRARQGYLNLLPVQHKNSRDPGDNLAMVEARRDFLNAGHYAPVAKRLAELAAQYAPQRWLDIGCGEGYYTAQIAEALPNADGYALDISREAVKRACKRNPQLTWLIASMARVPLTSGSCQFLASVFSPLDWEEAKRLLSPGGGLMKVGPTSGHLMELRERLYDEVREYTDNKHLALVPEGMALQHSETLEFKLTLESGQDRANLLAMTPHGWRASAERRTAVIEQVEPFEVTVSMRYDYFVLQ; translated from the coding sequence ATGCTTGCGTGTCCGATCTGCAGCGAACCGCTGAACGCGGTGGACAACGGCGTGGCTTGCCCCGCCGGGCATCGTTTCGACCGTGCGCGACAGGGTTATTTGAACCTGTTGCCAGTGCAGCACAAAAACAGCCGCGACCCTGGGGATAACCTGGCGATGGTCGAAGCCCGTCGCGACTTTTTGAACGCCGGCCATTACGCGCCGGTGGCCAAGCGTCTGGCGGAACTGGCGGCGCAGTACGCGCCCCAGCGCTGGCTGGACATCGGTTGTGGCGAGGGTTACTACACCGCGCAAATCGCCGAAGCGTTGCCCAATGCCGACGGATACGCCCTGGACATTTCCCGCGAAGCGGTCAAACGCGCCTGCAAACGCAATCCGCAGCTGACCTGGTTGATCGCGAGCATGGCGCGGGTGCCGTTGACCTCAGGCAGCTGCCAGTTTCTCGCCAGCGTTTTCAGCCCGCTGGACTGGGAAGAGGCCAAACGCTTGCTCAGCCCCGGCGGCGGCTTGATGAAAGTCGGGCCGACCAGCGGCCATCTGATGGAATTGCGCGAGCGACTGTACGACGAAGTGCGCGAGTACACCGACAACAAGCATTTGGCGCTGGTGCCGGAAGGCATGGCGCTGCAGCACAGCGAAACCCTGGAATTCAAACTGACGCTGGAAAGTGGTCAGGATCGTGCGAACCTGTTGGCCATGACACCCCACGGCTGGCGCGCGAGTGCCGAACGCCGGACGGCGGTTATCGAACAGGTCGAGCCGTTCGAGGTCACCGTGTCGATGCGCTACGATTATTTTGTTCTTCAATAA
- the dapE gene encoding succinyl-diaminopimelate desuccinylase, with protein sequence MTAHADLSPTLQLAIDLIRRPSVTPVDADCQKQMMQRLGDAGFTLEPMRIEDVDNFWATHGKQEGPVLCFAGHTDVVPTGPVSAWQIEPFNAVIDEHGMLCGRGAADMKGSLASMTVAAERFVADYPDHKGKVAFLITSDEEGPAHHGTKAVIERLAARKERLDWCIVGEPSSTTLVGDVVKNGRRGSLGAKLTVRGVQGHVAYPHLAKNPIHLAAPALAELAAEHWDHGNDFFPPTSFQISNVNSGTGATNVIPGELVAVFNFRFSTESTVEGLQKRVADILDKHGLDWHIDWALSGLPFLTEPGALLDAVSASIKDITGRETTASTSGGTSDGRFIATMGTQVVELGPVNATIHQVNERVLAADLDVLTEIYYQTLIKLLA encoded by the coding sequence ATGACGGCCCACGCCGACCTTTCGCCGACCCTTCAACTCGCCATCGACCTGATCCGCCGTCCGTCCGTGACGCCGGTCGACGCCGATTGCCAGAAGCAGATGATGCAGCGCCTGGGCGATGCCGGTTTCACACTGGAACCGATGCGCATAGAAGATGTGGATAACTTCTGGGCGACTCACGGTAAACAGGAAGGTCCGGTGCTGTGCTTCGCCGGTCATACCGACGTAGTGCCGACCGGCCCGGTAAGCGCCTGGCAGATTGAGCCGTTCAACGCGGTGATCGACGAGCATGGCATGCTCTGTGGCCGTGGCGCGGCAGACATGAAAGGCAGCCTCGCCTCCATGACGGTGGCGGCCGAGCGCTTTGTCGCCGACTACCCGGACCACAAGGGCAAGGTTGCGTTCCTGATCACCAGCGACGAGGAAGGCCCGGCCCATCACGGCACCAAGGCTGTGATCGAACGCCTCGCCGCCCGTAAGGAACGTCTGGACTGGTGCATCGTCGGCGAACCGTCGAGCACTACCCTGGTGGGTGACGTGGTCAAGAATGGCCGTCGCGGCTCCCTCGGCGCCAAATTGACCGTGCGCGGTGTGCAGGGTCACGTGGCTTATCCACACCTGGCGAAGAACCCGATCCACCTCGCTGCCCCGGCGCTGGCCGAATTGGCCGCCGAGCATTGGGACCACGGCAACGACTTCTTCCCGCCGACCAGCTTCCAGATTTCCAACGTGAATTCCGGCACTGGCGCGACCAACGTGATTCCGGGTGAATTGGTGGCGGTGTTCAACTTCCGTTTTTCCACCGAGTCCACCGTCGAAGGCCTGCAAAAACGCGTCGCCGACATTCTCGACAAGCACGGTCTGGACTGGCACATCGACTGGGCGCTGTCCGGCCTGCCGTTCCTCACCGAACCGGGCGCCCTGCTCGACGCCGTGTCGGCGAGCATCAAGGACATTACCGGTCGCGAAACCACAGCCTCCACCAGCGGCGGTACTTCCGATGGGCGTTTCATCGCGACCATGGGTACTCAGGTGGTCGAACTGGGCCCGGTCAATGCGACGATCCACCAGGTCAACGAGCGCGTACTGGCGGCCGATCTCGATGTGCTGACCGAAATCTACTACCAGACCCTGATCAAGTTGCTCGCCTGA
- a CDS encoding glycosyltransferase has product MSSRKFGLNLVVVLAIAALFTGFWALVNRPVTAPNWPEQISGFSYSPFQQGQYPQKEQYPSDDEMRRDLEIMSKLTDNIRTYSVDGTLQDIPKLAEEFGLRVTLGIWISPDQERNEREILRAIELANTSRSVVRVVVGNEAIFRKEITAKDLSVILDRVRAAVKVPVTTSEQWHVWEENPSLAKHVDLIAAHVLPYWEFVPVDKAGQFVLDRARDLKKMFPKKPLLLSEVGWPSNGRMRGGADASPADQAIYLRTLVNKLNRQGFNYFVIEAFDQPWKASDEGSVGAYWGVFNAARQQKFNFEGPVVAIPQWRVLAIGSVVLALLSLTLLMIDGSALRQRGRTFLTFIAFLCGSVLVWIGYDYSQQYSTWFSLTVGFLLALGALGVFIVLLTEAHELAEAVWTHKRRREFLPVVGESDYRPKVSIHVPCYNEPPEMVKQTLNALANLDYPDFEVLIIDNNTKDPAVWEPVRDYCETLGPRFKFFHVAPLAGFKGGALNYLIPHTAKDAEVIAVIDSDYCVDPNWLKHMVPHFADPKIAVVQSPQDYRDQNESTFKKLCYAEYKGFFHIGMVTRNDRDAIIQHGTMTMTRRSVLEELGWADWCICEDAELGLRVFEKGLSAAYYHDSYGKGLMPDTFIDFKKQRFRWAYGAIQIIKRHTASLLRGKDTELTRGQRYHFLAGWLPWVADGMNIFFTIGALLWSSAMIIVPQRVDPPLLIFAIPPLALFVFKVGKIIFLYRRAVGVNLKDAFCAALAGLALSHTIAKAVLYGFFTSSIPFFRTPKNADNHGFWVAISEAREEMFIMLLLWGAALGIFLVQGLPSNDMRFWVTMLLVQSLPYLAALIMAFLSSLPKPVAKPEPATA; this is encoded by the coding sequence ATGTCATCGCGTAAATTTGGACTCAACCTGGTCGTGGTTCTTGCAATCGCCGCCTTGTTCACCGGTTTCTGGGCGCTGGTCAATCGCCCCGTCACCGCCCCCAACTGGCCGGAACAGATCTCCGGCTTTTCGTACTCGCCGTTCCAGCAAGGCCAGTACCCACAGAAAGAGCAGTATCCGAGCGACGATGAAATGCGTCGTGACCTGGAGATCATGAGCAAGCTGACGGACAACATCCGTACTTACTCGGTCGATGGCACGTTGCAAGACATTCCCAAACTGGCCGAAGAGTTCGGTCTGCGAGTGACCCTCGGGATCTGGATCAGCCCGGACCAGGAACGCAACGAGCGCGAGATTCTGCGCGCCATTGAACTGGCTAACACTTCCCGCAGCGTGGTTCGCGTGGTTGTAGGTAACGAGGCGATCTTCCGTAAGGAAATTACCGCCAAGGATCTGAGCGTAATCCTCGATCGTGTCCGTGCCGCCGTGAAAGTGCCCGTGACCACGTCCGAGCAGTGGCACGTCTGGGAAGAAAACCCTAGCCTGGCCAAGCACGTCGACCTGATCGCGGCTCACGTTCTGCCCTACTGGGAGTTCGTTCCGGTGGACAAGGCCGGTCAGTTCGTTCTCGACCGCGCCCGTGATCTGAAAAAAATGTTCCCGAAAAAGCCGCTGCTGCTCTCCGAGGTCGGCTGGCCGAGCAACGGCCGCATGCGCGGTGGCGCCGATGCGTCGCCGGCAGACCAGGCGATTTACCTGCGCACATTGGTCAACAAGCTCAACCGTCAGGGTTTCAACTACTTCGTGATCGAAGCGTTCGACCAACCGTGGAAGGCCAGTGACGAAGGTTCGGTGGGCGCGTACTGGGGCGTGTTCAACGCCGCGCGTCAGCAGAAATTCAACTTCGAAGGTCCGGTCGTCGCGATCCCGCAATGGCGGGTGCTGGCTATCGGTTCAGTAGTGTTGGCATTGCTGTCGCTGACCCTGCTGATGATCGACGGCTCGGCCCTGCGCCAACGTGGCCGCACCTTCCTGACTTTTATCGCGTTCCTCTGCGGTTCGGTATTGGTTTGGATCGGTTATGACTACAGCCAGCAATACAGCACCTGGTTCAGCCTGACGGTGGGTTTCTTGCTTGCCCTCGGTGCACTCGGGGTGTTTATCGTTCTGCTGACCGAGGCCCATGAATTGGCCGAAGCGGTCTGGACCCACAAACGCCGGCGCGAATTCCTGCCGGTCGTGGGCGAATCGGACTACCGACCGAAAGTGTCGATTCACGTACCTTGCTACAACGAGCCGCCGGAGATGGTCAAACAGACCCTCAACGCCCTGGCCAACCTCGACTATCCGGACTTCGAAGTCCTGATCATCGACAACAACACCAAAGACCCGGCGGTCTGGGAACCGGTGCGCGATTATTGCGAAACCCTCGGCCCGCGCTTCAAGTTCTTCCACGTGGCACCGTTGGCCGGTTTCAAGGGTGGCGCGCTGAATTACCTGATTCCGCACACCGCCAAAGATGCCGAAGTGATTGCGGTGATCGACTCGGACTACTGCGTCGACCCGAACTGGCTCAAGCACATGGTGCCGCACTTCGCCGATCCGAAAATCGCCGTGGTGCAGTCGCCACAGGATTACCGCGACCAGAACGAAAGCACCTTCAAGAAGCTTTGCTACGCGGAGTACAAAGGCTTCTTCCACATCGGCATGGTCACCCGCAACGACCGTGACGCGATCATTCAGCACGGCACCATGACCATGACCCGGCGCTCCGTGCTCGAGGAACTGGGCTGGGCCGACTGGTGCATCTGTGAAGACGCCGAGTTGGGTCTGCGCGTGTTCGAAAAAGGCCTGTCGGCGGCGTACTACCACGACAGTTACGGCAAAGGCCTGATGCCCGATACCTTTATCGACTTCAAGAAGCAGCGTTTCCGCTGGGCCTACGGGGCGATTCAGATCATCAAGCGCCATACCGCCAGCCTGCTGCGCGGCAAGGACACCGAACTGACCCGTGGCCAGCGTTACCACTTCCTCGCGGGCTGGTTGCCGTGGGTCGCGGATGGCATGAACATCTTCTTCACCATCGGCGCGTTGTTGTGGTCGTCGGCGATGATCATCGTGCCGCAACGGGTCGATCCACCACTGCTGATTTTCGCGATCCCGCCATTGGCGTTGTTCGTGTTCAAGGTCGGCAAGATCATCTTCTTGTACCGCCGTGCGGTCGGGGTCAACCTCAAGGATGCGTTCTGCGCGGCATTGGCCGGGTTGGCGTTGTCGCACACCATCGCCAAAGCGGTGCTGTACGGTTTCTTCACCAGCAGCATTCCGTTCTTCCGTACCCCGAAAAACGCCGATAACCACGGCTTCTGGGTAGCCATTTCGGAAGCGCGCGAAGAGATGTTCATCATGCTGCTGTTGTGGGGCGCGGCGTTGGGGATCTTCCTGGTGCAAGGCCTGCCGAGCAACGACATGCGCTTCTGGGTGACCATGTTGCTGGTGCAGTCGCTGCCATACCTGGCGGCGCTGATTATGGCGTTCTTGTCTTCGCTACCAAAACCGGTGGCTAAGCCAGAACCTGCAACGGCGTAA
- the tcdA gene encoding tRNA cyclic N6-threonylcarbamoyladenosine(37) synthase TcdA — protein MSTEDPRFAGIARLYGIDGLERLRAAHVAIVGVGGVGSWAAEAVARCGVGEISLFDLDDVCVSNVNRQLHALDSTVGKPKVEVMAERLRGINPDCTVHAVADFVTRETMAEYITPNIDCVIDCIDSVNAKAALIAWCKRRKIQIITTGGAGGQIDPTLIQVCDLNRTFNDPLASKVRSTLRRDYGFSRTVTRHYSVPCVFSTEQLRYPKPDGSICLQKSFVGDGVKLDCAGGFGAVMMVTATFGMVAATKAVDKIVAGVRRPADRVKPA, from the coding sequence ATGAGTACAGAAGATCCACGGTTTGCTGGCATCGCCCGCTTGTATGGTATCGACGGCCTTGAGCGTTTGCGCGCGGCCCATGTGGCGATCGTCGGCGTCGGTGGCGTCGGTTCCTGGGCGGCGGAAGCGGTTGCCCGGTGTGGCGTGGGCGAGATTTCGCTGTTCGACCTGGATGACGTCTGTGTCAGCAACGTCAATCGGCAACTGCATGCGCTGGACAGCACTGTCGGCAAGCCCAAGGTCGAGGTGATGGCCGAGCGCCTGCGCGGGATCAACCCGGACTGCACGGTGCACGCGGTGGCGGACTTCGTCACCCGTGAAACCATGGCCGAGTACATCACGCCGAACATCGACTGCGTGATCGATTGCATCGACAGCGTCAATGCCAAAGCCGCGCTGATCGCCTGGTGCAAGCGACGCAAGATTCAGATCATCACCACCGGCGGCGCGGGCGGGCAGATCGACCCGACACTGATCCAGGTCTGCGACTTGAACCGCACGTTCAACGATCCGCTGGCGTCGAAAGTACGCTCTACATTGCGTCGCGACTACGGCTTCTCCCGCACCGTGACCCGCCACTACAGCGTGCCCTGCGTGTTTTCCACCGAGCAACTGCGCTACCCGAAACCGGATGGCAGCATTTGCCTGCAAAAGAGTTTTGTCGGTGACGGCGTGAAGCTCGACTGCGCCGGGGGCTTTGGCGCGGTGATGATGGTAACGGCGACGTTCGGCATGGTCGCGGCGACCAAGGCTGTGGATAAGATTGTGGCGGGGGTTCGGCGCCCGGCGGATCGGGTCAAGCCTGCCTGA
- a CDS encoding SufE family protein has protein sequence MTLPADAVTALDTFQQAASWEQRARLLMQWGDRLPALSDVDKVEANRVHGCESQVWLVGALQDDHWQFSASSDARLIRGLVALLLARVNGLSAAELQEVDLPEWFNQLGLSRQLSSSRSNGLNAVLQRMRELAH, from the coding sequence ATGACCTTGCCCGCCGATGCCGTCACCGCGCTGGATACTTTTCAGCAAGCGGCGAGTTGGGAACAGCGGGCTCGGTTGCTGATGCAATGGGGCGACCGCCTGCCGGCGTTGAGCGATGTGGATAAAGTCGAGGCCAACCGCGTGCATGGCTGTGAAAGCCAGGTCTGGCTGGTGGGTGCGCTGCAGGACGATCATTGGCAGTTCAGCGCCAGCAGCGATGCGCGGTTGATTCGCGGGTTGGTGGCGCTGTTGCTGGCGCGGGTCAATGGTTTGTCCGCCGCCGAGTTGCAAGAGGTGGATTTGCCGGAGTGGTTTAATCAGCTGGGGCTGTCGCGGCAGTTATCGTCGTCGCGCAGTAATGGCCTCAATGCCGTGTTGCAGCGGATGCGTGAGCTGGCGCACTGA
- a CDS encoding aminotransferase class V-fold PLP-dependent enzyme translates to MMIPSPWRADFPAIAALQRQDQTYLDNAATTQKPQALLDALAHYYANGAANVHRAQHLPGAHATQAFEDSRSKVAQWLNTGDCGQIIFTHGATSALNLLAYGLEHVFNPGDEIVISALEHHANLLPWQQLAHRRDLKLVILPLDADGLIDLEAAARLIGPRTRLLAVSQLSNVLGAWQPLPALLAMAKAHNALTVVDGAQGVVHGRHDVQALGCDFYVFSSHKLYGPDGLGVLFGRHEALEQLRPWQFGGEMVLDANYHDARFRPAPLGFEAGTPPISSVIGLGATLDYLAGLEQDAVSAHEAALHDYLLKGLEARNGIRLLGKPQLALASFVVEGVHNSDLAHLLTEQGIAVRAGHHCAMPLLKSFELAGAVRVSLALYNDSEDLERFFEALDQALELLR, encoded by the coding sequence ATGATGATTCCCTCTCCCTGGCGCGCCGATTTTCCGGCCATCGCCGCATTGCAACGGCAAGACCAGACTTATCTGGACAACGCCGCCACCACGCAAAAACCTCAAGCCCTGCTGGATGCCCTGGCGCATTACTACGCCAATGGCGCGGCCAACGTGCATCGGGCTCAACACTTGCCCGGCGCTCATGCCACCCAGGCGTTCGAGGACAGCCGCAGCAAAGTTGCGCAATGGCTCAATACCGGCGATTGCGGGCAGATCATCTTTACCCACGGCGCGACGTCCGCGCTGAACCTCCTGGCCTATGGCCTGGAACACGTATTCAATCCGGGCGATGAAATTGTCATCAGCGCTCTGGAGCACCACGCCAACCTGTTGCCGTGGCAGCAACTGGCCCACCGTCGCGACTTGAAGCTGGTGATCCTGCCGCTGGATGCCGACGGTTTGATTGACCTTGAAGCCGCCGCTCGCCTGATCGGCCCACGTACCCGCCTGCTGGCGGTCAGTCAGCTGTCCAACGTGCTCGGCGCCTGGCAGCCGTTGCCCGCGTTATTGGCGATGGCCAAAGCGCACAACGCGCTGACCGTGGTCGACGGCGCTCAAGGCGTGGTGCATGGCCGGCATGACGTGCAGGCGTTGGGTTGCGACTTCTATGTATTTTCCAGCCATAAGCTCTACGGCCCCGATGGCCTGGGTGTGCTGTTCGGTCGTCATGAAGCGCTTGAGCAGTTGCGTCCGTGGCAGTTCGGTGGCGAAATGGTGCTGGATGCCAACTACCACGACGCACGCTTTCGTCCCGCACCACTGGGATTCGAGGCGGGTACGCCGCCGATTTCCAGCGTGATTGGCCTGGGTGCGACCCTGGATTATCTGGCGGGGCTCGAGCAGGACGCCGTGTCTGCCCATGAAGCGGCGCTGCATGACTATTTGCTCAAAGGCCTTGAAGCGCGCAATGGCATTCGCCTGCTGGGCAAGCCGCAACTGGCCCTGGCCAGTTTTGTCGTCGAGGGTGTGCATAACTCGGATCTGGCGCATTTGCTGACCGAACAAGGAATCGCCGTACGCGCCGGTCATCATTGCGCCATGCCGTTGCTCAAGAGCTTTGAACTGGCTGGGGCGGTTCGGGTGTCGTTGGCGTTGTACAACGATTCCGAAGACCTCGAGCGCTTTTTTGAAGCGCTGGATCAAGCCCTGGAGTTGTTGAGATGA
- the dapD gene encoding 2,3,4,5-tetrahydropyridine-2,6-dicarboxylate N-succinyltransferase: protein MSTTLFSLAFGVGTQNRQGAWLEVFYAQPLLNPSAELVAAIAPALGYTEGNQAIAFSTAQASQLAEALKSVDAAQAALLTRLAESHKPLVATILAEDAQLTSTPEAYLKLHLLSHRLVKPHGLNLAGVFPLLPNVAWTSQGAIDLAELAEHQLEARLRGELLEVFSVDKFPKMTDYVVPAGVRIADAARIRLGAYVGEGTTVMHEGFVNFNAGTEGPGMIEGRVSAGVFVGKGSDLGGGCSTMGTLSGGGNIVIKVGEGCLIGANAGIGIPLGDRNTVESGLYVTAGTKVALLDEHNKLVKVVKARELAGQPDLLFRRNSETGAVECKTHKSAIELNEALHAHN, encoded by the coding sequence ATGTCCACTACCCTGTTCAGCCTGGCCTTTGGTGTCGGCACTCAAAACCGTCAAGGCGCATGGCTGGAAGTGTTTTACGCGCAGCCATTGCTCAATCCGTCGGCCGAACTGGTCGCTGCCATTGCACCGGCTCTGGGCTACACCGAAGGCAATCAAGCCATCGCCTTCAGCACCGCTCAGGCGTCGCAATTGGCCGAAGCGCTGAAAAGCGTCGACGCTGCACAAGCGGCACTGCTGACCCGTCTGGCCGAGAGCCACAAGCCGCTGGTCGCCACTATTTTGGCCGAAGACGCTCAGCTGACCTCCACGCCTGAGGCTTACCTCAAGCTGCATTTGCTGTCCCATCGCCTGGTCAAGCCGCATGGCCTGAACCTGGCCGGCGTGTTCCCGCTGCTGCCAAACGTGGCCTGGACCAGCCAGGGCGCGATCGACCTGGCCGAACTGGCCGAGCATCAACTGGAAGCCCGCCTGCGCGGCGAGCTGCTGGAAGTGTTCTCGGTGGACAAGTTCCCGAAAATGACCGACTACGTGGTACCGGCCGGCGTGCGTATCGCTGACGCGGCGCGTATTCGTCTGGGCGCTTACGTGGGCGAAGGCACCACCGTGATGCACGAAGGTTTCGTCAACTTCAACGCCGGCACTGAAGGCCCGGGCATGATCGAAGGTCGTGTGTCGGCGGGCGTGTTCGTCGGCAAGGGTTCGGACTTGGGCGGCGGTTGCTCGACCATGGGCACCCTATCGGGTGGCGGCAACATCGTGATCAAGGTTGGCGAAGGCTGCCTGATCGGCGCCAACGCCGGTATCGGTATCCCGTTGGGCGACCGCAACACTGTTGAGTCGGGGCTGTACGTGACGGCCGGCACCAAGGTGGCGTTGCTGGACGAGCACAACAAACTGGTCAAAGTCGTTAAGGCCCGTGAACTGGCTGGTCAGCCTGACCTATTGTTCCGCCGCAATTCGGAGACCGGTGCCGTGGAGTGCAAAACCCACAAATCGGCCATCGAACTGAACGAAGCGCTGCACGCTCACAACTAA